From the genome of Rathayibacter sp. VKM Ac-2759, one region includes:
- a CDS encoding ABC transporter substrate-binding protein, with protein sequence MHSFRALGALAVLGTTVALAGCTAASDGGSAASDRLVIGTTDSTVSLDPAGAWDRGSFTPQNQIYQHLLTYEDGDTTPVPEIAEACDYDSATTYRCSIKPDLTFSNGDELTASDVVFSFQRVLDIAADTGPSPLLANMESVAQDGDDVVFTLAVPNDQTWPSVLTSMAGPIVDEEVFPADALLEDADVIGSGPYAVGSYEDGGLLQLTANASSSGTAPKTAEVVLKPYTSSTNLRLDVENGAVDVAYRSLTATDIEDLKGNSDLQVVDGPGGSVRFLTFNVNTQPGGSAEQKLAIRQAVASLVDRQELADQVYRGTYAPAYSVVLDGQLGATEAFSDVYGAAPDAAKAASILAAAGVSTPVTLPIQYTSDHYGPDSDQEYALIESQLEASGLFSVELQSTEWTSYVTQLSPDSGYPAYQLGFFPDYPDPDNFLRAAYSSTGASVANGYSDPEVDALIDTEATATDQDARAAAIEQLQMVTATDAPIIPLLQGRETVVAAAGVTGLEDTLDATYLFRFGALAK encoded by the coding sequence ATGCACTCCTTCCGCGCGCTCGGCGCTCTCGCCGTGCTCGGCACCACCGTCGCTCTCGCCGGCTGCACCGCCGCCTCCGACGGCGGATCGGCGGCGAGCGACCGCCTCGTCATCGGCACCACCGACTCGACCGTCTCGCTCGACCCGGCCGGAGCCTGGGACCGCGGCAGCTTCACGCCGCAGAACCAGATCTACCAGCACCTCCTCACCTACGAGGACGGCGACACCACGCCCGTCCCCGAGATCGCCGAGGCGTGCGACTACGACAGCGCGACCACGTACCGCTGCTCCATCAAGCCGGATCTGACCTTCTCGAACGGCGACGAGCTCACCGCCTCCGACGTCGTCTTCTCGTTCCAGCGCGTCCTCGACATCGCCGCCGACACCGGCCCCTCGCCGCTGCTCGCGAACATGGAGTCGGTCGCGCAGGACGGCGACGACGTCGTCTTCACCCTGGCGGTCCCGAACGACCAGACCTGGCCGTCGGTGCTGACCAGCATGGCCGGGCCGATCGTCGACGAGGAGGTGTTCCCCGCCGACGCGCTGCTCGAGGACGCCGACGTGATCGGCTCGGGGCCCTACGCCGTCGGCAGCTACGAGGACGGCGGGCTGCTGCAGCTCACCGCGAACGCCTCCTCCTCCGGCACCGCGCCCAAGACGGCCGAGGTCGTGCTCAAGCCCTACACCTCGTCGACGAACCTGCGCCTCGACGTCGAGAACGGCGCGGTCGACGTGGCCTACCGCTCGCTCACCGCGACCGACATCGAGGACCTGAAGGGGAACTCCGACCTGCAGGTCGTCGACGGCCCCGGCGGCTCGGTGCGCTTCCTCACCTTCAACGTGAACACGCAGCCGGGAGGCAGCGCCGAGCAGAAGCTCGCGATCCGCCAGGCCGTGGCCTCGCTCGTCGACCGTCAGGAGCTCGCGGACCAGGTCTACCGCGGCACCTACGCCCCCGCGTACTCGGTCGTGCTCGACGGCCAGCTCGGCGCGACGGAGGCGTTCTCGGACGTCTACGGAGCCGCTCCCGACGCCGCGAAGGCCGCGTCGATCCTGGCGGCCGCCGGCGTCTCGACCCCGGTGACCCTGCCGATCCAGTACACGAGCGATCACTACGGCCCCGACTCCGACCAGGAGTACGCGCTGATCGAGTCGCAGCTGGAGGCGTCGGGCCTGTTCAGCGTCGAGCTGCAGTCGACCGAGTGGACCAGCTACGTGACCCAGCTCTCGCCCGACTCGGGCTACCCGGCCTACCAGCTCGGGTTCTTCCCGGACTACCCGGACCCCGACAACTTCCTCCGCGCGGCCTACTCGTCGACCGGAGCCTCGGTCGCCAACGGCTACTCGGACCCCGAGGTCGACGCGCTCATCGACACGGAGGCGACGGCCACCGACCAGGACGCCCGCGCCGCCGCGATCGAGCAGCTCCAGATGGTGACCGCGACCGACGCGCCGATCATCCCGCTGCTCCAGGGCCGCGAGACGGTCGTCGCCGCCGCCGGAGTGACGGGCCTCGAGGACACGCTCGACGCGACGTACCTCTTCCGCTTCGGCGCCCTCGCGAAGTAG
- a CDS encoding DUF3140 domain-containing protein — protein sequence MTSDDEKRTIRDEFHDAVNMTAKQLEDWLEKDESKEVGQKPASGGESTGHHSGRRIIEILGTKQADLTDDDYAHMKKVTAYVARHSKQRPSGDVTETKWRYSLMNWGNDPLRK from the coding sequence ATGACCTCAGACGACGAGAAGCGCACGATCCGCGACGAGTTCCACGACGCCGTGAACATGACCGCGAAGCAGCTCGAGGACTGGCTGGAGAAGGACGAGTCGAAGGAGGTGGGGCAAAAGCCTGCAAGCGGAGGCGAGTCGACCGGCCACCACAGCGGCCGCCGCATCATCGAGATCCTCGGCACCAAGCAGGCCGACCTCACCGATGACGACTACGCGCACATGAAGAAGGTCACGGCGTACGTCGCGCGGCACTCGAAGCAGCGGCCGTCGGGCGACGTGACCGAGACGAAGTGGCGGTACTCGCTGATGAACTGGGGGAACGACCCGCTGAGGAAGTGA
- a CDS encoding tubulin-like doman-containing protein, whose protein sequence is MLRPFLLIGVGGSGGKTLRGIKYQLELKLQQLGWEGGIPAAWRFLHFDTPTVQDGMEYQAPFLPRQDYRGLVSTAATFDIVHGSITSAHSTNNAMRHDIERQLPDPRLVKVDVTKGAGQYRAVGRAVALAATKEIAQAARTAIGRMNDAEALAELQTLGQRLRARDDGGDGSPIVIVISSVAGGSGAGQFLDVIEIVKSTAKQYPWSNQFFSMLYAPDVFDQLNVTAGMPGNALASISETMNGFWTDTPSPATLELLRTKGVAPSYGAAMDRVGAAYPFIVGRSNSKVTFEDQNAVYDAVATSLTAWMIDERVQDDMIAYSSGNWQARSAANVLPDNSGLMSPAHHSPPFSSIGFGRVTLGRERFLEYSAERFARSAIDRMLFAHAEEDPQFERMTEREYVEKSADSEYQRFLRELRLNEETAEHNDVTDALRDTAVLDLIKAELQRTADDELSRPESLDRQGGTDITTWTDRLVNEYTRTSPRLLHRDREARQQRLDEWTRTMPGHILETVSRYVAQDGLPVVVAMLRRLERGLKGTVDALRIDARQHEEWVGTLSSLVSDELRTSANQQSIRPDQEAVQFAIQRLGQALEWSSEAALRDSAWALLAELRETFLGPLADYLDGSRTALLQRVHSRKTSDDRENAYEFWPRRVDEAVPRKYSPAPNERMLIEPEKYPGEFQKLVRASVEGDAKYQDAVLRVITDQLVGVSPDTESEAGAWSLVGNPRTWRPTVTADPAVANPAQRASFELATDPETYVARARAWMKRDGTPFAAYIGEDLLGFFDRDVLPPDVFAARRDRYREQLQAALGASEPLVKLNPALLRAVHGKAINQDTSLVFSSIPFRAGTEMYEVTKGVLAQMGVWDDATSESWFQDQKVDGIEVFAMSGFPYQPIVMDSVMEPIARGWLAQSNTQDSREAFWKFKRARLLGESIPADPRAIESMIRGWYVAKALGRLAVDSSQGEKGPKLSVWDPSTRSYADFPHPLLSERNARPADFPGVVLQSLAIAMALCNVEGTLAPLAAYRVLTSLGGSRGEETELAEWLQSGALPTGAPVPEASRAGSADGDLASRRAAVQAYLTNELARFDSEIVQQDEMVSVYDYPVTWEMREQFQDAIRALVSSVLSTGPRDTGV, encoded by the coding sequence ATGCTCAGACCCTTCCTCCTCATCGGAGTCGGCGGCTCCGGCGGCAAGACCCTCCGCGGCATCAAGTACCAGCTCGAGCTCAAGCTCCAGCAGCTCGGCTGGGAGGGCGGCATCCCCGCCGCCTGGCGCTTCCTGCACTTCGACACCCCGACCGTGCAGGACGGCATGGAGTACCAGGCGCCGTTCCTGCCCCGGCAGGACTACCGCGGGCTCGTCAGCACCGCGGCGACGTTCGACATCGTGCACGGCTCGATCACGAGCGCCCACTCGACCAACAACGCGATGCGGCACGACATCGAGCGCCAGCTGCCCGACCCGCGCCTGGTGAAGGTCGACGTCACGAAGGGCGCCGGGCAGTACCGCGCCGTCGGCCGCGCCGTCGCGCTCGCCGCCACGAAGGAGATCGCGCAGGCCGCCCGCACCGCCATCGGCCGCATGAACGACGCGGAGGCGCTCGCCGAGCTGCAGACGCTCGGCCAGCGCCTGCGCGCCCGCGACGACGGCGGAGACGGCAGCCCGATCGTCATCGTCATCTCGTCGGTCGCCGGCGGCTCGGGAGCGGGCCAGTTCCTCGACGTGATCGAGATCGTGAAGTCGACCGCCAAGCAGTACCCGTGGTCGAACCAGTTCTTCAGCATGCTCTACGCGCCCGACGTCTTCGATCAGCTGAACGTCACCGCCGGCATGCCCGGCAACGCGCTCGCCTCGATCTCCGAGACCATGAACGGCTTCTGGACCGACACTCCGTCGCCCGCGACCCTGGAGCTCCTGCGCACCAAGGGCGTCGCCCCCTCGTACGGCGCCGCGATGGACCGCGTCGGCGCCGCCTACCCGTTCATCGTCGGCCGCAGCAACAGCAAGGTCACCTTCGAGGACCAGAACGCCGTCTACGACGCCGTCGCCACCAGCCTCACCGCGTGGATGATCGACGAGCGCGTGCAGGACGACATGATCGCCTACTCCTCGGGCAACTGGCAGGCCCGCTCGGCCGCCAACGTGCTGCCCGACAACTCAGGCCTGATGAGCCCGGCGCACCACTCGCCCCCCTTCTCCTCGATCGGCTTCGGCCGCGTGACGCTCGGTCGCGAGCGCTTCCTCGAGTACTCGGCCGAGCGCTTCGCCCGCTCGGCGATCGACCGGATGCTGTTCGCGCACGCCGAGGAGGATCCGCAGTTCGAGCGGATGACCGAGCGCGAGTACGTCGAGAAGTCGGCCGACAGCGAGTACCAGCGCTTCCTCCGCGAGCTGAGGCTCAACGAGGAGACGGCCGAGCACAACGACGTCACCGACGCGCTGCGCGATACCGCCGTTCTCGACCTGATCAAGGCCGAGCTGCAGCGCACGGCCGACGACGAGCTCAGCCGCCCGGAGTCGCTCGACCGCCAGGGCGGCACCGACATCACCACCTGGACCGACCGCCTGGTCAACGAGTACACGCGCACCAGCCCGCGCCTCCTGCACCGCGACCGCGAGGCGCGCCAGCAGCGGCTCGACGAGTGGACGCGGACCATGCCCGGCCACATCCTCGAGACCGTGTCGCGCTACGTCGCGCAGGACGGCCTCCCGGTCGTCGTCGCGATGCTCCGCCGCCTCGAGCGCGGCCTCAAGGGCACCGTCGACGCGCTGCGCATCGACGCGCGCCAGCACGAGGAGTGGGTCGGCACGCTGAGCTCCCTCGTCTCCGACGAGCTGCGCACCTCGGCCAACCAGCAGTCGATCCGCCCCGATCAGGAGGCGGTGCAGTTCGCGATCCAGCGGCTCGGCCAGGCGCTCGAGTGGTCCTCGGAGGCGGCGCTGCGCGACTCCGCGTGGGCCCTGCTCGCCGAGCTGCGCGAGACCTTCCTCGGCCCGCTCGCCGACTACCTCGACGGCTCCCGCACGGCGCTCCTGCAGCGCGTGCACTCGCGCAAGACGAGCGACGACCGCGAGAACGCCTACGAGTTCTGGCCGCGCCGCGTGGACGAGGCCGTCCCGCGCAAGTACAGCCCGGCGCCCAACGAGCGGATGCTCATCGAGCCCGAGAAGTACCCGGGCGAGTTCCAGAAGCTGGTGCGCGCCTCGGTCGAGGGCGACGCGAAGTACCAGGACGCCGTCCTGCGGGTCATCACCGACCAGCTCGTCGGTGTGAGCCCCGACACCGAGTCGGAGGCGGGCGCCTGGTCGCTCGTCGGCAACCCGCGCACCTGGCGGCCGACCGTGACCGCCGACCCGGCCGTCGCGAACCCGGCCCAGCGCGCCTCCTTCGAGCTCGCCACCGACCCCGAGACCTACGTGGCCCGGGCCCGCGCGTGGATGAAGCGCGACGGCACCCCGTTCGCCGCCTACATCGGCGAGGACCTGCTCGGCTTCTTCGACCGCGACGTCCTCCCGCCCGACGTGTTCGCCGCGCGCCGCGACCGCTACCGCGAGCAGCTCCAGGCCGCCCTCGGCGCGAGCGAGCCGCTGGTGAAGCTCAACCCGGCGCTGCTGCGCGCCGTGCACGGCAAGGCGATCAACCAGGACACGTCGCTCGTGTTCAGCTCGATCCCGTTCCGCGCGGGCACCGAGATGTACGAGGTGACCAAGGGCGTGCTCGCGCAGATGGGCGTCTGGGACGACGCGACCAGCGAGTCGTGGTTCCAGGACCAGAAGGTCGACGGCATCGAGGTCTTCGCGATGTCGGGCTTCCCCTACCAGCCGATCGTCATGGACTCCGTGATGGAGCCCATCGCCCGCGGCTGGCTCGCGCAGTCGAACACGCAGGACAGCCGCGAGGCGTTCTGGAAGTTCAAGCGCGCCCGCCTGCTCGGCGAGAGCATCCCCGCCGACCCGCGCGCCATCGAGTCGATGATCCGCGGCTGGTACGTCGCCAAGGCCCTCGGCCGCCTCGCCGTCGACTCGTCGCAGGGCGAGAAGGGGCCCAAGCTGTCGGTCTGGGACCCGTCGACGCGCTCCTACGCCGACTTCCCGCACCCGCTGCTCAGCGAGCGCAACGCCCGCCCCGCCGACTTCCCCGGCGTCGTGCTGCAGTCGCTCGCCATCGCGATGGCGCTCTGCAACGTCGAGGGCACCCTCGCACCGCTCGCCGCCTACCGCGTGCTCACCTCGCTCGGCGGCAGCCGCGGCGAGGAGACCGAGCTGGCCGAGTGGCTGCAGAGCGGCGCACTGCCGACCGGTGCGCCGGTCCCGGAGGCGTCCCGCGCCGGTTCCGCCGACGGCGACCTGGCCTCGCGCCGCGCCGCTGTGCAGGCGTACCTCACGAACGAGCTCGCCCGCTTCGACAGCGAGATCGTGCAGCAGGACGAGATGGTGTCGGTCTACGACTACCCGGTGACGTGGGAGATGCGGGAGCAGTTCCAGGACGCGATCCGCGCGCTCGTGTCGTCGGTGCTGTCGACCGGGCCCCGGGACACCGGAGTTTGA
- a CDS encoding HNH endonuclease family protein, with protein MAPPLLPARVVRRRAPWWAFVVAAVAAAAVAFAVVGVGETVGAPVATETSSPVTSAPSMSPAASPTVPAAADPASAALAALAALPSDDGRADIPYDRDLFGESWKDVDRNGCDTRNDILGRDLLDPVFKPGTRDCKVLSGTLIDPYDGTAVSFVSGSDTSRLVQIDHVVALGWAWQHGAWAWTDEQRLAFANDPANLVAASEATNQSKSDAGPGEWLPPAAELRCGYVEQFVGVVSGYGLGIGAEDRAAAETALTQCAGQPQ; from the coding sequence GTGGCGCCTCCGCTGCTCCCGGCGCGCGTCGTTCGCCGCCGGGCGCCCTGGTGGGCGTTCGTCGTCGCTGCGGTGGCCGCTGCAGCCGTCGCCTTCGCCGTGGTCGGAGTGGGCGAGACGGTCGGCGCGCCGGTCGCGACGGAGACGTCTTCGCCGGTCACGTCGGCTCCATCGATGTCGCCCGCTGCGTCTCCGACGGTTCCTGCTGCCGCAGATCCTGCGTCCGCCGCTCTCGCCGCTCTCGCCGCCCTGCCGTCCGACGATGGACGTGCCGACATCCCCTACGACCGCGACCTCTTCGGCGAATCGTGGAAGGACGTCGACCGCAACGGCTGCGACACTCGCAACGACATCCTCGGCCGCGACCTCCTCGACCCCGTCTTCAAGCCCGGCACCCGCGACTGCAAGGTCCTCTCCGGCACCCTTATCGACCCCTACGACGGCACAGCGGTGTCGTTCGTCTCCGGCTCCGACACCTCCCGCCTCGTGCAGATCGACCACGTCGTCGCCCTCGGCTGGGCCTGGCAGCACGGCGCCTGGGCCTGGACCGACGAGCAGCGCCTCGCCTTCGCGAACGACCCGGCGAACCTCGTCGCGGCCTCGGAGGCGACGAACCAGTCGAAGAGCGACGCGGGGCCGGGGGAGTGGCTGCCGCCCGCGGCGGAGCTGCGGTGCGGGTACGTCGAGCAGTTCGTGGGGGTGGTGAGCGGTTACGGGCTCGGTATCGGAGCGGAGGATCGCGCGGCGGCGGAGACGGCCCTTACTCAGTGCGCGGGACAACCCCAGTGA
- a CDS encoding LacI family DNA-binding transcriptional regulator → MARTPDTRVTLDAVAARAGVSKATASKVLNGRPGASPTTRARVEEALRDLGYTPSPRASRLGGGITVVFDTLLSLYSLRILEGVVGGAQRERVDVTTGVLAPGESAEEGLRFDRAFVRSVAAKGHLGILAVTTAIDARLVAACAEASLPLVAVDAPNPLDPSVVSIGSNHWVGGQQSTEHLVSLGHSRIAFVGGDARNPGLRARYGGYREALAAAGLAEDQALVSEHGMGSAERIVPELLALADPPTAVVATNDIDAFQAIRAAVSLGLSVPADLSVMGYDDTFAVLPTAPLLSTVRTPMHDIGRLAVDTLVRMHDGIAPISHRIELATTLVVRESTAPPRS, encoded by the coding sequence GTGGCCCGCACTCCCGACACGCGCGTCACCCTCGACGCGGTCGCCGCGCGAGCCGGAGTCTCGAAGGCCACGGCCTCGAAGGTGCTCAACGGCCGCCCCGGCGCCTCGCCGACCACCCGCGCCCGGGTCGAGGAGGCGCTGCGCGATCTCGGCTACACCCCGTCGCCGCGCGCCTCGCGCCTCGGCGGCGGCATCACCGTCGTCTTCGACACCCTGCTCAGCCTCTACTCGCTGCGCATCCTCGAGGGCGTGGTCGGAGGCGCGCAGCGCGAACGCGTCGACGTCACGACAGGCGTCCTCGCGCCCGGCGAGTCGGCGGAGGAGGGGCTGCGGTTCGACCGCGCCTTCGTCCGCTCGGTCGCGGCCAAGGGGCACCTCGGCATCCTCGCCGTCACGACCGCCATCGACGCCCGCCTCGTCGCCGCCTGCGCGGAGGCGTCGCTCCCGCTCGTCGCGGTCGACGCGCCCAACCCGCTCGACCCCTCCGTCGTGAGCATCGGCTCGAACCACTGGGTCGGCGGGCAGCAGTCGACCGAGCACCTCGTCTCGCTCGGGCACAGCCGGATCGCCTTCGTCGGCGGCGACGCCCGCAACCCGGGCCTGCGCGCCCGCTACGGCGGCTACCGCGAGGCGCTCGCCGCCGCGGGCCTCGCCGAGGATCAGGCCCTCGTCTCGGAGCACGGCATGGGATCCGCCGAGCGGATCGTGCCGGAGCTCCTCGCACTGGCCGACCCGCCGACCGCCGTCGTCGCGACCAACGACATCGACGCGTTCCAGGCGATCCGCGCGGCCGTGTCGCTCGGGCTCAGCGTCCCGGCCGACCTCAGCGTGATGGGCTACGACGACACCTTCGCCGTGCTGCCCACGGCGCCCCTGCTCTCCACCGTCCGGACCCCGATGCACGACATCGGGCGCCTCGCCGTCGACACCCTCGTCCGGATGCACGACGGCATCGCGCCGATCTCGCACCGCATCGAGCTCGCGACGACCCTCGTCGTCCGCGAGTCGACGGCGCCGCCGCGCTCCTGA
- a CDS encoding FAD-binding oxidoreductase, whose translation MSRDVVVVGAGLFGTAAALHLTRAGARVTLIESGAAASGTTAAGAGFVGLWAAGYAWYWNESERDLEQYGIDFYRALAADPDRGGDILLHETGSAWLAVTDDGVRDHLGPLADHPLRPEGSRSLTPQQAAELIPGLDPAAVAGGFVQPGGIQISAPDAALALVAVARAAGVEIVEHAPVTEVVATDGRASGVRTADGRTFSGDAVVLAAGSWTNALLAPLDRRLPLARVVASRLTTAPFGLPLLPTLMLPELDGLWVREHRGGLTYGNGVGYEPLGEAEADRRPQRTDLVEAMDAHLAPILARLLPASADAVRETEWTQGVVSYTADRRFLAGPVPELPGLFVAAGDNESGVTHGPGLGRLVAELVLEGRSSLGDAARYAPSRFAAQPFADEAAVLAAMPPRREVDAR comes from the coding sequence ATGAGTCGGGATGTGGTCGTCGTCGGCGCGGGGCTGTTCGGGACGGCCGCCGCGCTCCACCTGACGCGCGCGGGAGCCCGCGTCACGCTGATCGAGTCGGGAGCGGCCGCGAGCGGGACGACCGCGGCGGGAGCCGGCTTCGTCGGGCTCTGGGCCGCCGGCTACGCCTGGTACTGGAACGAGTCGGAGCGCGACCTCGAGCAGTACGGCATCGACTTCTACCGCGCCCTCGCGGCCGACCCCGATCGCGGCGGCGACATCCTCCTCCACGAGACCGGCAGCGCCTGGCTCGCCGTCACCGACGACGGAGTGCGCGACCATCTCGGCCCGCTCGCCGATCACCCGCTCCGGCCGGAGGGGTCGCGCTCGCTCACGCCCCAGCAGGCGGCGGAGCTGATCCCCGGCCTCGATCCCGCGGCCGTCGCCGGCGGTTTCGTGCAGCCCGGCGGCATCCAGATCAGCGCGCCCGACGCGGCGCTCGCCCTCGTCGCCGTCGCCCGCGCGGCCGGAGTCGAGATCGTCGAGCACGCGCCCGTCACCGAGGTCGTCGCCACCGACGGTCGTGCGAGCGGGGTCCGCACCGCCGACGGCCGCACGTTCTCCGGCGACGCGGTCGTGCTCGCCGCGGGCTCGTGGACGAACGCGCTCCTCGCGCCACTCGACCGCCGCCTCCCCCTCGCCCGCGTCGTCGCGAGCCGCCTGACCACCGCGCCGTTCGGCCTCCCCCTCCTGCCCACGCTGATGCTGCCCGAGCTCGACGGTCTCTGGGTCCGCGAGCACCGGGGCGGCCTCACCTACGGCAACGGCGTCGGCTACGAGCCGCTCGGCGAGGCCGAGGCCGACCGGCGCCCGCAGCGCACCGACCTGGTCGAGGCGATGGACGCGCATCTCGCGCCGATCCTCGCCCGGCTGCTGCCCGCCTCCGCCGACGCGGTGCGCGAGACGGAGTGGACGCAGGGCGTCGTCTCGTACACCGCCGACCGCCGGTTCCTCGCCGGGCCGGTGCCGGAGCTGCCCGGGCTGTTCGTCGCCGCGGGCGACAACGAGTCCGGAGTGACGCACGGGCCGGGCCTCGGCCGGCTGGTCGCCGAGCTCGTGCTCGAGGGCCGCTCGTCGCTCGGCGACGCCGCGCGCTACGCCCCCTCGCGCTTCGCCGCGCAGCCCTTCGCCGACGAGGCCGCGGTGCTCGCGGCCATGCCTCCGCGCCGCGAGGTCGACGCCCGATGA
- a CDS encoding (deoxy)nucleoside triphosphate pyrophosphohydrolase, with product MKPLDVVAAIITDGDDVLACRRREGKASAGFWEFPGGKIETGETPQQALEREIREELGVQIVVGDLVTVDTTMTPSALIRLHCYSAVLAKERPTSSTDHDELRWLLPSELVTVTWATPDLPAVHLLHRDA from the coding sequence GTGAAGCCTCTCGACGTCGTCGCCGCCATCATCACGGATGGCGATGACGTGCTCGCCTGCCGCCGACGCGAGGGTAAGGCGTCCGCCGGGTTCTGGGAGTTCCCCGGCGGCAAGATCGAGACGGGAGAGACTCCCCAGCAGGCTCTCGAGAGAGAAATTCGTGAGGAGCTGGGCGTGCAGATCGTGGTGGGCGACCTCGTCACGGTCGACACGACGATGACGCCCTCAGCCCTTATTCGCCTGCACTGCTACTCCGCTGTCTTGGCCAAGGAAAGACCGACCTCGAGCACTGATCACGATGAGCTCAGGTGGCTGCTGCCCTCCGAGCTCGTGACAGTGACCTGGGCCACACCGGACCTTCCCGCCGTTCACTTGCTCCACCGTGACGCCTAA
- a CDS encoding FAD-dependent oxidoreductase codes for MTGRDVVVIGAGLVGAAAARALTERGDRVLVLERYERGHHRGSSHGETRIFRRGYLEDDYRALTGRAATEWARLEAESGRSLFTATGAIDHGDASALLAIEEAFARDGIPVERLDAAEAARRWPGLRFETDVLLHPEGGRLDAAAAIEALLASAEARGAIVRAAVGVHGIREHGAGVRLDTDEGAITADAVVVAAGSWTPALVDDLVSAAGRRLPAVRVTQEQPAHFATALAEWPSFVHHRDTLPTIYGLATPGVGVKVGEHGTGTAVDPDLRDFRADPAQLARLQRYVAEWVPGAEAASADPISCLYDTTPTEDFVLDRVGRVTLATGFSGHGFKFGPVLGDLLADLVDGAEALERFRLTP; via the coding sequence ATGACCGGCCGCGACGTCGTCGTCATCGGCGCCGGTCTGGTCGGAGCCGCGGCCGCCCGGGCCCTCACCGAGCGCGGCGACCGCGTGCTCGTGCTCGAGCGCTACGAGCGCGGCCACCACCGGGGCTCGTCGCACGGAGAGACGCGCATCTTCCGCCGCGGCTACCTCGAGGACGACTACCGCGCGCTGACCGGGCGGGCCGCGACGGAGTGGGCGCGGCTCGAGGCGGAGTCGGGGCGGAGCCTGTTCACCGCGACGGGCGCGATCGACCACGGCGACGCCTCCGCCCTGCTCGCGATCGAGGAGGCCTTCGCCCGCGACGGCATCCCGGTCGAGCGCCTCGACGCCGCCGAGGCCGCGCGCCGCTGGCCGGGGCTGCGCTTCGAGACCGACGTGCTGCTGCACCCCGAGGGCGGCCGGCTCGACGCCGCCGCCGCGATCGAGGCGCTGCTCGCGTCGGCCGAGGCGCGCGGGGCGATCGTGCGGGCGGCCGTCGGCGTCCACGGGATCCGCGAGCACGGTGCAGGAGTGCGCCTCGACACCGACGAGGGCGCGATCACCGCCGACGCGGTCGTCGTCGCCGCCGGCTCCTGGACCCCGGCACTCGTGGACGACCTCGTCTCGGCCGCCGGCCGCCGCCTCCCCGCGGTGCGCGTGACCCAGGAGCAGCCCGCCCACTTCGCGACCGCGCTCGCCGAGTGGCCGAGCTTCGTGCACCACCGCGACACCCTGCCGACGATCTACGGCCTCGCGACACCCGGGGTCGGCGTGAAGGTGGGCGAGCACGGCACCGGCACCGCGGTCGATCCCGACCTGCGCGACTTCCGGGCCGATCCCGCGCAGCTGGCGCGCCTGCAGCGCTACGTCGCCGAGTGGGTGCCCGGCGCGGAGGCGGCGAGCGCCGACCCGATCAGCTGCCTCTACGACACCACTCCCACCGAGGACTTCGTGCTCGACCGGGTCGGCCGCGTCACCCTCGCGACCGGCTTCTCGGGGCACGGCTTCAAGTTCGGCCCCGTGCTCGGCGACCTGCTCGCCGATCTCGTCGACGGGGCGGAGGCGCTCGAGCGCTTCCGCCTCACCCCCTGA
- a CDS encoding MmpS family transport accessory protein, with amino-acid sequence MTQYNPAVFPESGPGPGPAPAKTGNGLGLASLIIGVLALVGAVIPIVNYVSGFLAFIGLVLGIVALFLKNRTRGTAIAGVILNAVALVLSVVLAIVYTAGFATGVSNAIQTAQANATDGPTVPLVYEVTGAGTDATVVYATFDDADPGVEQATGVALPFTEELEAQTGAAFQAFTLTATNGADDEGDITCRITLDGTVIAEQTSTGAFATALCTATP; translated from the coding sequence ATGACCCAGTACAACCCCGCCGTGTTCCCCGAGTCCGGCCCCGGTCCGGGCCCCGCTCCCGCCAAGACGGGAAACGGCCTCGGCCTCGCCTCACTCATCATCGGCGTCCTCGCCCTCGTGGGCGCCGTGATCCCGATCGTCAACTACGTCTCGGGCTTCCTCGCCTTCATCGGCCTCGTGCTGGGCATCGTCGCGCTGTTCCTCAAGAACCGCACTCGCGGCACGGCGATCGCCGGAGTGATCCTGAACGCGGTCGCGCTGGTCCTGTCGGTCGTCCTCGCCATCGTCTACACCGCCGGCTTCGCGACCGGCGTCTCGAACGCCATCCAGACCGCCCAGGCGAACGCCACCGACGGCCCGACCGTGCCGCTCGTGTACGAGGTCACCGGCGCGGGCACCGACGCCACCGTCGTCTACGCGACCTTCGACGACGCGGATCCCGGCGTCGAGCAGGCGACCGGCGTCGCGCTCCCCTTCACCGAGGAACTGGAGGCGCAGACCGGTGCCGCCTTCCAGGCCTTCACCCTCACCGCGACCAACGGCGCCGACGACGAGGGCGACATCACGTGCCGCATCACCCTCGACGGCACCGTCATCGCCGAGCAGACGAGCACGGGCGCCTTCGCGACGGCGCTCTGCACGGCGACGCCGTAG